The Humulus lupulus chromosome 4, drHumLupu1.1, whole genome shotgun sequence genome has a window encoding:
- the LOC133831905 gene encoding protein FAR1-RELATED SEQUENCE 5-like, with protein MPNRQKRSRPITRSGCQAALRVVHMKDNDLWLAKEFSHEHNHEMVSIPELQFLKNNRVVSDGLLAQVRSMNSVEIKNSQIMSHIAMQSGGYERIPCQVRDVYNRVAGAIREEKLETDAEGALGFLDCLSARDPNFFVYHQADTENRLANVFWADGTARIDYRAFGDVIPFDTTYMTNTYNKPLCILMGVNHHFSTCVFGFALLVNEKMETDSWMLRAFLECHHKKKPSVVVTDGDNAMREAIK; from the coding sequence ATGCCCAATCGCCAAAAACGATCAAGACCAATCACAAGATCTGGATGTCAGGCAGCTCTCAGAGTGGTTCACATGAAAGATAACGACTTATGGTTGGCAAAAGAATTCAGCCACGAACATAATCATGAAATGGTATCGATCCCTGAGTTGCAATTTCTCAAGAATAATCGTGTGGTGTCCGACGGTTTGCTTGCACAAGTTCGTTCGATGAACTCAGTCGAGATAAAAAATTCTCAGATTATGTCCCATATTGCTATGCAGTCGGGAGGTTATGAAAGAATTCCATGTCAAGTCAGAGATGTGTACAATAGAGTAGCAGGAGCAATTAGGGAAGAAAAACTAGAAACTGATGCGGAAGGTGCATTAGGATTCTTGGATTGTCTTTCTGCGCGAGATCCAAATTTTTTTGTGTACCACCAAGCTGACACAGAAAACAGACTCGCCAACGTATTCTGGGCCGACGGGACTGCAAGAATTGACTACCGGGCATTCGGGGATGTGATACCATTTGACACAACGTACATGACCAACACGTACAACAAGCCATTGTGCATTTTGATGGGTGTCAACCACCATTTCTCAacttgtgtttttgggtttgcgTTGCTCGTAAATGAAAAAATGGAGACTGACTCATGGATGCTAAGAGCATTCTTAGAATGTCACCATAAAAAAAAACCTTCAGTCGTGGTCACTGACGGGGATAATGCAATGCGTGAGGCAATAAAATAA